The Colwellia sp. M166 genome segment CCTAACCAAGACCGTTTGCCGACATTGACTCCACCAGCGATATTGACGCCCGGAGCAATATGACAATAAGCTTGAATATGGCAGTCGTGATCTATGGTGGCAGCGGTATTAATTATACAACCCTCATCGATACGGGCACCAACATTAACGACGGCATTGGCAAAAATAACCACGCCTTGAGCTATATCACAATGGCTGCTGACAAAAGCGGTTGGGTGAATAAGTGTGGCAATATAGCTTTCGGTGGCAAATAATCGTTGTAATAAGCTTTCCCGTAATGCATTGCTGCCTACGGCAACGATAAAATCAGCATTATCACTATGCTCAGTCCAACTATCTATCGGGCCAACTATTGGCCAGTGGCGATTGTTTTTACGTGTCGAAAAACAATCATCGAGAAATATAATTTCATGATAAACTGCCGTGCTTTCTGCACAATCCGCTACGACACGACCGTGACCACCAGCACCTATAATCACTAAGGTTTTATGTTT includes the following:
- a CDS encoding acetyltransferase gives rise to the protein MNKHKTLVIIGAGGHGRVVADCAESTAVYHEIIFLDDCFSTRKNNRHWPIVGPIDSWTEHSDNADFIVAVGSNALRESLLQRLFATESYIATLIHPTAFVSSHCDIAQGVVIFANAVVNVGARIDEGCIINTAATIDHDCHIQAYCHIAPGVNIAGGVNVGKRSWLGIGSSVVEYITIAENTQSGAGAVITRATQSNTLYLGVPAQPTRSLI